One genomic region from Alosa alosa isolate M-15738 ecotype Scorff River chromosome 12, AALO_Geno_1.1, whole genome shotgun sequence encodes:
- the trim69 gene encoding E3 ubiquitin-protein ligase TRIM69, protein MSSQMAKSSAQRLSRDLTCSICLEIFKQPVSLPCDHTFCEACISGYWSRPRGHAQGQGQGGGGGCTGSCPQCRKLFPGQTYRRNRIVANIVESYCQGLEESGAALAGGGGGVRSPKPAPLCGRHREELKLYCEEDQELVCLVCGLSQDHRSHTLVGVQEAQQRYRASLNSAMSALQGELNTALECEREAEREVKKLKEHTADLKQRIEAQFSDLHQFLYQEEKLLQVKLKTEERRELIRLDEHKAVLSVEISAPPPPAGLQDIQDKLYSEVRTPWDRLKNIKTLLQRQPMKFEKPTHTAPSLCEGRFAGPLQYRVWKSLKGSIYPVPSAITFNSSTANPWLSLTSSLTCVRYQTFNSSVQDNPERFNAALSLLGSQGFTHGRHYWEIEVYSSTVWTVGVARESVPRKGVIKALPANGFWTLSLSYGVQYMAGTSPPTMLSLEEPLARIGVYLDYKRGLVSFYNAESMTHLYTFHETFGETLYPYFNLGFLDKVHENEPLKVFLPKI, encoded by the exons ATGTCGTCCCAGATGGCCAAATCGTCGGCACAGCGGCTGAGCCGGGACCTGACGTGCTCCATCTGCCTGGAGATCTTCAAGCAGCCAGTGTCCCTGCCGTGCGACCACACCTTCTGCGAGGCCTGCATCTCGGGCTACTGGTCCCGGCCGAGGGGCCACGCTCAGGGCCAGGGCCAGGGCGGCGGCGGAGGATGCACCGGCTCCTGCCCTCAGTGCCGCAAGCTCTTCCCCGGCCAGACCTACCGACGCAACCGCATCGTGGCCAACATCGTGGAGAGCTACTGCCAGGGCCTGGAGGAGAGTGGGGCAGCACTGGCCGGGGGCGGTGGAGGGGTCAG GAGCCCCAAACCTGCGCCCCTGTGTGGGAGGCACAGGGAGGAGCTGAAGCTCTACTGCGAGGAGGACCAGGAGCTGGTGTGTCTGGTGTGCGGCCTGTCCCAGGACCACCGGAGCCACACACTGGTGGGCGTGCAGGAGGCTCAGCAAAGATAcagg GCCTCTCTGAACAGTGCCATGAGTgccctgcagggggagctaaACACCGCCTTAGAGTGCGAGCGAGAAGCAGAACGAGAGGTCAAGAAACTCaag gagcaCACTGCAGACCTGAAGCAGCGTATCGAGGCCCAGTTCAGCGACCTGCACCAGTTCCTGTACCAGGAGGAGAAGCTGCTGCAGGTGAAGCTGAAGACGGAGGAGCGGCGCGAGCTGATCCGCCTGGACGAGCACAAGGCCGTGCTCAGCGTGGAGATCTCGGCGCCCCCTCCGCCTGCAGGACTGCAGGACATCCAGGACAAGCTCTACTCCGAGGTCAGGACCCCTTGGGACAGACTCAAG AACATAAAGACTCTGCTCCAGAG GCAGCCGATGAAGTTTGAGAAGCCCACCCACACTGCGCCGAGCCTGTGTGAGGGACGCTTTGCCGGCCCGTTGCAGTACCGTGTCTGGAAGTCCCTGAAAGGCAGCATCTACCCAG tgcCCTCAGCCATCACCTTCAACTCCAGCACGGCCAACCCGTGGTTGAGCCTGACGTCATCACTGACCTGCGTGCGCTACCAGACGTTCAACAGCAGCGTGCAGGACAACCCGGAGCGCTTCAATGCGGCGCTCTCGCTGCTGGGCAGCCAGGGATTCACTCACGGCCGCCACTACTGGGAGATCGAGGTCTACAGCAGCACGGTGTGGACGGTCGGCGTGGCGCGCGAGTCCGTGCCCCGCAAGGGCGTCATCAAGGCCCTGCCCGCCAACGGCTTCTGGACGCTCTCGCTGTCCTACGGCGTCCAGTACATGGCTGGGACGTCGCCACCGACCATGCTCTCGCTGGAGGAGCCTTTGGCCAGGATCGGCGTGTACCTGGACTACAAGCGCGGCCTGGTGTCCTTCTACAACGCCGAGAGCATGACGCACCTGTACACGTTCCACGAGACGTTCGGCGAGACGCTCTACCCGTACTTCAACCTGGGCTTCCTGGACAAGGTGCATGAGAATGAGCCTCTCAAGGTGTTCCTGCCCAAGATCTGA
- the LOC125304906 gene encoding uncharacterized protein LOC125304906, which produces MNSPGHHNTPNIVFTKRDQPRPPSDPVASSPFVIVSRSLLPVPSSSSTLLHPSSAMDEQLWERCVTQLMDEGQCADCAVVRLRSGAVLAAAEGGSFGHLSRRELHHLLAADRRRLRTRGLSLGGVPLLLLRDELLGSEDDNGDGGHGGAGLRSMDLRTKQRPSQGVAVCRTHSHLLLLMGRCEVGSGMLNHRAHQMAACLRNAGA; this is translated from the exons ATGAATTCACCCGGCCATCACAACACACCTAATATTGTGTTTACAAAGAGGGATCAACCTAGACCACCATCGG ACCCAGTGGCTAGCAGCCCCTTTGTCATCGTCTCCCGCTCCCTTCTTCCTGTCccatcatcctcctccaccctcctccatccatcctccGCCATGGACGAGCAGCTGTGGGAGCGCTGTGTGACGCAGCTGATGGACGAGGGTCAGTGCGCCGACTGCGCCGTGGTGAGGCTGCGGAGTGGCGCAGTGCTGGCCGCAGCCGAGGGCGGTTCCTTCGGGCACCTGAGCCGCCGTGAGCTGCACCACCTGCTGGCGGCGGACCGGCGGCGCCTGCGCACGCGAGGCCTGAGTCTGGGCGGcgtgccgctgctgctgctcaggGACGAGCTGCTGGGGAGTGAGGACGATAACGGAGACGGCGGCCACGGCGGGGCCGGCCTCCGCAGCATGGACCTGCGCACCAAACAGCGTCCCAGCCAGGGCGTGGCCGTGTGCCGCACCCACAGCCACCTCCTGCTGCTCATGGGGCGCTGTGAAGTGGGCAGTGGCATGCTCAACCACAGGGCCCACCAGATGGCAGCGTGCCTCCGCAACGCTGGCGCTTAG
- the pcna gene encoding proliferating cell nuclear antigen — protein MFEARLVQGSILKKVLEALKDLITEACWDVSSSGISLQSMDSSHVSLVQLTLRSDGFDSYRCDRNLAMGVNLSSMSKILKCAGNEDIITLRAEDNADALALVFETLNQEKVSDYEMKLMDLDVEQLGIPEQEYSCVVKMPSGEFARICRDLSQIGDAVMISCAKDGVKFSASGELGTGNVKLSQTSSVDKEEESVTIEMNEPVQLIFALNYLNFFTKATPLSKTVTLSMSADIPLVVEYKIADMGHIKYYLAPKIDEESS, from the exons ATGTTTGAGGCACGACTTGTTCAAGGCTCAATCCTGAAGAAGGTTTTGGAGGCTCTGAAGGACCTGATCACAGAAGCCTGTTGGGATGTCAGCTCGTCTGGCATTTCACTACAGAGTATGGACTCTTCGCACGTCTCCCTTGTGCAACTGACTCTCCGAAGTGATGGGTTCGACTCGTACCGCTGTGACCGCAATCTTGCAATGGGAGTTAATTTGAGCAG TATGTCCAAAATCCTTAAGTGTGCGGGAAATGAGGACATTATCACACTTCGCGCCGAGGACAATGCCGACGCCCTTGCCCTGGTCTTTGAGACGCTCA ATCAGGAGAAAGTGTCAGACTATGAGATGAAACTGATGGACTTGGATGTGGAGCAGCTTGGTATCCCT GAGCAGGAGTACAGCTGTGTTGTAAAGATGCCCTCTGGCGAGTTTGCCCGAATCTGCCGCGACCTCTCACAGATCGGCGATGCAGTCATGATCTCCTGTGCCAAGGATGGCGTCAAGTTCTCAGCCAGTGGCGAGCTGGGTACGGGCAACGTCAAGCTGTCCCAGACCAGCAGTGTGGACAAGGAGGAGGAGTCG GTGACTATTGAGATGAATGAGCCTGTCCAGCTCATCTTCGCCCTGAACTACCTGAACTTCTTCACCAAGGCCACCCCCCTGTCCAAGACAGTCACCCTCAGCATGTCTGCCGACATCCCCCTGG TGGTGGAGTACAAGATAGCAGATATGGGCCACATCAAATACTACCTGGCCCCCAAGATCGACGAGGAGTCGTCCTAA